One segment of Triticum aestivum cultivar Chinese Spring chromosome 2A, IWGSC CS RefSeq v2.1, whole genome shotgun sequence DNA contains the following:
- the LOC123191202 gene encoding nodulin homeobox isoform X8: protein MYMIDMISAVQDLSGLTTRELSEMLKESDSFALQSKAQAGGPEQVLISYNLHTYFSRPFADTSSLQVDMEKLVSSLPLHLLAVSLDIGRGSDLTYVLRAVRFLHCLSELATRHTKLEQVLLDDVKLSEQVMDLIFFLLSVLSHWKKEDHLGASPFIHSSLVAGSLHLMTSYFSSQWHELVHILLAHPKVDIFMDVAFDSLHEDMRLLSVRLSTLGTKAFPVGPFDSQLTYFICQQCEASLQFLLSLCQQKLFRDRILKNKELCRNGGILSLSFTILKLGVPEWLKGSTDIASSISRQKAKILSILLQLCESESISYLDEVATLPKSMQLGLEVLDLLKIAFGRKQKPAAGSHDKSYPMGSVLISALRLVDVFSDDSNFRSSFITNTIPFLTQILATPHDEFVSSWCSVDLPVMEDDANLDYDPVGAADLALLAASNMLTEAKVNYSCNFRSISMPSIQYAQTRTSCVVKIIANLHVFVPNICEEQERDLFLQKFQKYLLSESPKPSLDHPAADEITIVCTNLGSLSHYAKSLIPGNLLNEEDVQLLSDFSYKLQRWCKSQVGQRISQVAKSDVTSEMKVDLQPLQQPQPARASVPDPNMDGPPKQDVQNIEESMATPPMRQDGNARDETPRNRATTNGGVLQNSVGQNLIHLGVARTTSAGYPGTSTATSMEVPRCRSVDHFKTPEPTKESCLRDEDERQPGRRGKKRTIMNDGQVNEIENALVDEPEMHKNAASLQTWAEKLSGQVIYIICLFFFFLPQ from the exons ATGTAT ATGATAGACATGATTTCTGCTGTCCAAGACCTTAGTGGGCTGACCACTAGGGAACTTAGTGAGATGCTCAAGGAGTCCGACAGCTTCGCCTTGCAGTCCAAGGCGCAAGCCGGAGGTCCAGAGCAGGTGCTTATTAGCTACAATCTTCACACCTATTTCAGCCGCCCTTTCGCTGACACGTCTTCTCTCCAGGTGGACATGGAGAAGCTTGTGTCATCGCTTCCTCTCCATCTTCTTGCTGTAAGTTTGGATATCGGAAGAGGTTCAGATTTGACATATGTGCTCCGTGCCGTGCGCTTTTTGCATTGTTTGTCTGAGCTAGCAACTCGCCACACCAAGCTCGAGCAG GTTCTTCTGGATGATGTGAAGTTATCTGAACAAGTTATGGACCTGATATTCTTTCTGCTATCCGTTCTGTCCCACTGGAAGAAG GAAGATCATCTCGGCGCTTCTCCCTTCATACATTCATCACTTGTAGCAGGAAGTCTTCATCTGATGACAAGTTACTTCTCATCTCAGTGGCATGAGCTTGTTCATATTCTTCTTGCACATCCAAAG GTTGATATCTTTATGGATGTAGCCTTTGATAGTCTGCACGAAGATATGAGGTTATTGAGTGTCAGGCTATCGACATTGGGCACCAAAGCCTTTCCTGTTGGCCCTTTTGACTCACAACTCACTTACTTCATATGCCAACAGTGCGAAGCATCATTGCAATTTCTTTTGTCACTGTGCCAGCAGAAGTTATTCCGAGATCGTATTTTAAAAAACAAG GAGCTCTGTAGAAATGGAGGCATACTGTCACTCTCGTTTACGATATTGAAGTTAGGTGTTCCAGAATGGCTGAAAGGATCAACTGATATTGCTTCTTCCATTTCCAGACAGAAGGCTAAAATCCTTTCTATC TTGTTACAACTGTGTGAATCTGAAAGTATTTCTTACCTCGATGAAGTCGCCACTTTGCCAAAGAGCATGCAACTAGGGCTGGAG GTTCTTGATTTGCTGAAGATCGCATTTGGAAGAAAACAAAAACCTGCTGCCGGTTCCCATGATAAGAGTTACCCCATGGGTTCTGTGCTTATCAGTGCATTGCGTCTCGTTGACGTCTTTTCTGATGATTCAAACTTTAGATCTTCCTTCATAACTAATACT ATTCCCTTTCTGACGCAAATTTTGGCGACTCCTCATGATGAGTTTGTCTCAAGTTGGTGCTCTGTCGATCTGCCAGTGATGGAAGATGATGCTAATCTGGATTATGATCCAGTTGGTGCAGCTGACCTGGCACTGTTAGCTGCTTCAAATATGCTGACTGAAGCGAAAGTTAACTATTCATGCAATTTTCGCTCTATCAGCATGCCTTCAATACAATATGCACAGACAAGAACATCCTGTGTGGTGAAAATAATAGCAAATTTGCACGTCTTTGTTCCAAACATATGCGAAG AGCAAGAAAGAGACCTCTTTCTTCAGAAATTTCAGAAATACTTGTTATCAGAGAGTCCCAAGCCATCATTGGACCATCCAGCAGCCGATGAGATCACCATAGTTTGTACAAACTTGG GATCTTTGTCCCATTATGCTAAATCATTAATCCCTGGTAACTTGTTAAATGAGGAAGATGTGCAACTATTAAG TGATTTTTCTTATAAGTTGCAACGTTGGTGTAAATCGCAAGTTGGACAGAGAATATCGCAG GTGGCAAAAAGTGACGTCACATCAGAAATGAAGGTAGACTTGCAACCGTTGCAGCAGCCCCAGCCAGCAAGGGCTAGTGTTCCAGATCCCAATATGGATGGCCCTCCTAAG CAGGATGTGCAAAACATTGAAGAGTCTATGGCGACGCCCCCCATGAGACAAGATGGAAATGCTAGGGATGAGACTCCAAGAAACCGTGCCACTACAAATGGTGGGGTCCTGCAAAATTCAGTCGGTCAGAACCTAATCCATCTTGGCGTTGCGAGAACGACTAGCGCAGGCTATCCGGGTACCAGTACTGCTACCAGCATGGAGGTCCCACGCTGCAGAAGTGTAGACCATTTCAAAACACCAGAACCTACCAAGGAAAGTTGTCTCCGGGACGAGGATGAGAGGCAGCCTGGTAGGAGAGGAAAGAAGCGAACTATCATGAACGACGGGCAGGTAAATGAAATTGAGAATGCTCTGGTTGATGAGCCCGAGATGCATAAGAATGCCGCTTCCCTTCAGACATGGGCAGAGAAGCTGAGTGGGCAGGTAATATATATTAtatgccttttcttttttttcttgccGCAA TGA